In Microbacterium sp. No. 7, the genomic window CTCGCGCTGGCCGACGCCCTCGCGGTGCCGGTGGCGGAGGCCTACGCGTCGATCGCCGGCGCGGACCACCGACCCGAGCTCGAATGGGCGCTGAGCATCGCGGGCGTGGACGCCGAGGACGACGAGGCGGGTTTCGATACGCGGCCTGCGGCCGCTACTCAACCAGCGGGGGTTCCTGCCCAACCATCGGGGGGGTCTGTTCGATCAACGGGGGATGCTGCTCACCCCTCCGGGGGTCCTACCCAGTCCCCCGGGGGTCCTGCCCAACCAGCGGGGGTTCCTGCCCGATCAGCGGGGGATGCCGCTCACCCCTCCGGGGATGTTGCTCACCGCCCCGGGGATGCTGCTCACCCCTCCGGGGTTCTTGCCCAACCACCAGGGGTTCCTGCCCAGTCCTCCGAGGTTCCTGTCCAGCCAGCCGGGGGGCCTGCTCGATCACTGGGGGATGCTGCCGGATCGGGGTTGGGGTTCGCGGGGGAATTCGCTGATCGAGTGCCGTCGTGGAGCGACGGCGTATCGAGATCGCCGCTCCCGTCGGCCGACGACATCGCGGCGCAGTTCCGCACCGCTCTCGCGGCGCGGCGCTCGAGCGAGCTCGAGCGCGGGGTGACGCTCGTCGGCCCGCACCGCGACGACCTGCAGCTGCGGGTGCGCGGTCTGCCGGTGAAGGGCTATGCGTCGCACGGCGAGTCGTGGTCGGTCGCCCTCGCGCTGCGCCTGGCATCCGCCCGGCTGCTGCGGGAGCAGTCGGTGCTCGGCGATCCGATCGTCATCCTCGACGACGTCTTCGCCGAGCTCGACGCCGATCGCCGCGACCGGCTGGCGGGCATCGTCGCCGACTTCGAGCAGGTCATCGTCACGGCCGCCGTCGAGAATGACGTGCCGCCGGCGCTGCGCGCCCGCACGGTGTGGGTCGAGGCGGGCACGATCCGGGAGCCGTCCGATGACTGACGGGATGCCCGCATCCGGCGCCGAGCGCGTTCCGGAGACCGTCGCGACCTATCTGCGGCTGCGCGGCCTCGAGCCGTCGTCACGGTCGTCGCGCCGCCGCCGGCGCCGCAGCGATCCCGATGACGAGAACCAGCCGTTCACGGCCGGTCGCGACCCGAAGGGCGTCGGCGACGTGCTCTCCGACCTCACCCGCAGCGCGGGCTGGGAGTCGCAGCTGGCGCGCGAGGATCTCGTGCGGCAGTGGTCCGAGGTCGCCGGCGCCGAGACGGCGCAGCACTCGTCGCCGGTCGGCCTCACCGACGGCATGCTCACGGTGCGCTGCGACTCGACGGCGTGGGCGAAGAACCTGCATCTCATGCGCGCCGTGATCCTCACCGAGATCATGCGGCGCTTTCCGGAGGCGGGCGTCACCGGCATCCGTTTCATCGGGCCGGACGTCCCCTCCTGGAAATGGGGGCCGAGAGCCGTTCCAGGGCGGGGCCCTCGCGATACCTACGGATGAGGTACGTGCGGGGGTATCGGGAAAGTTTTTCGGGCCCCACAGGGCCGATTACGAGCCTTTCAGGGCGCGTTCACGATAGAATCGAATGTCCCTGAAACCGATGTGGAGCGCTCGAGATCTATGACGTCTGAATCCCCTGACAGCGTTCGCGACGAATCGGCTGCAGCCTCCGCGGAAGAAGAGACGAACGAATACGGGGCCGACGCCATCCAGGTGCTCGAAGGCCTCGAGGCCGTGCGCAAGCGGCCCGGCATGTACATCGGATCGACGGGCGAGCGCGGCCTGCACCACCTCGTCTACGAGATCGTCGACAACTCCGTCGACGAGGCGCTCGCCGGCCACTGCGACACGATCGACGTCACGATCCTCCCCGACGGCGCGATCCGCGTCATCGACAACGGCCGCGGCATCCCCGTCGACCCGCATGCCTCCGATCCGAGCAAGTCGACCGTCGAGGTCGTGCTCACCGTGCTGCACGCGGGCGGCAAGTTCGGCGGCGGCGGGTACGCGGTGTCGGGCGGTCTGCACGGCGTCGGCTCGTCGGTCGTGAACGCCCTGTCGGCGCGCTTCGAGGTGGAGATCCGGCGGCAGGGATACGTGTGGCGGCAGGCGTTCGCCGACGGCGGCAAGCCGCAGGGCCCGCTCGAGCGCGGCGAGGCGACGGACGAGACCGGCACGATCATCACGTTCTGGCCCGATGACACGATCTTCGAGACCGTGCAGTTCGAGTACGACACCCTGCGCACGCGCTTCCAGCAGCAGGCGTTCCTGAACAAGGGCCTGCGCATCCGGCTGCGCGACGAGCGCGCCGACTCGGCCTATGCGGAGGACGGCCCCGACGGC contains:
- the recF gene encoding DNA replication/repair protein RecF (All proteins in this family for which functions are known are DNA-binding proteins that assist the filamentation of RecA onto DNA for the initiation of recombination or recombinational repair.); translated protein: MIVEQLSLADFRNYAAVDVALVAGANVFVGRNGQGKTNLAEAIAFLATLGSHRSATDAPLVRDTTDAAFVRARLAHGERRVLLEVQINRAGSNKARVNGSPVRTAELPRYAQVVLFAPEDLQIVRGDPSSRRRFADQLLVQRAPRMAGVLADYDRVVKQRNALLKSARARGVRGEGLSTLEVWDDKLVQLGTDVVRARLALADALAVPVAEAYASIAGADHRPELEWALSIAGVDAEDDEAGFDTRPAAATQPAGVPAQPSGGSVRSTGDAAHPSGGPTQSPGGPAQPAGVPARSAGDAAHPSGDVAHRPGDAAHPSGVLAQPPGVPAQSSEVPVQPAGGPARSLGDAAGSGLGFAGEFADRVPSWSDGVSRSPLPSADDIAAQFRTALAARRSSELERGVTLVGPHRDDLQLRVRGLPVKGYASHGESWSVALALRLASARLLREQSVLGDPIVILDDVFAELDADRRDRLAGIVADFEQVIVTAAVENDVPPALRARTVWVEAGTIREPSDD
- a CDS encoding DUF721 domain-containing protein, with the protein product MTDGMPASGAERVPETVATYLRLRGLEPSSRSSRRRRRRSDPDDENQPFTAGRDPKGVGDVLSDLTRSAGWESQLAREDLVRQWSEVAGAETAQHSSPVGLTDGMLTVRCDSTAWAKNLHLMRAVILTEIMRRFPEAGVTGIRFIGPDVPSWKWGPRAVPGRGPRDTYG